The proteins below are encoded in one region of Paraburkholderia phenazinium:
- a CDS encoding NADP-dependent malic enzyme, which yields MSNPVNTKLREAALDYHEFPTPGKIAIAPTKQMINQRDLALAYSPGVAFACEEIVENPLNAARFTSRSNLVGVVTNGTAVLGLGNIGPLASKPVMEGKAVLFKKFAGIDVFDIELNESDPHKLVEVIAALEPTFGGINLEDIKAPDCFIVERECRKRMKIPVFHDDQHGTAIVVAAAITNGLKVVGKSIKEVKLVSSGAGAAALACLDLLVDIGLPLENITVTDLAGVVYKGRTELMDPDKERFARETDARSLAEAIGGADVFLGLSAGGVLKQDMVKQMADKPLILALANPTPEILPELALEVRPDAVLCTGRTDYPNQVNNVLVFPFLFRGALDVGATTVTREMEIAAVNAIAELARQEQSDIVATAYGIQDLSFGPAYLIPKPFDPRLIVKVAPAVAKAAMASGVAERPIEDMDAYEQHLQQFVYHSGTTMKPIFQLARGVEPEKKRIVFAEGEEERVLRALQIIVDEKLAKPILIGRPAVIEQRIARYGLRLINGQDYTVVNTDHDERYRDFWQTYHKMMARKGISEQMAKLEMRRRTTLIGSMLVKKGEADGMICGTVSTTHRHLHFIDQVIGKKEGRNTYAAMNGLVLPGRQIFLVDTHVNVDPTPEQLAEITIMAAEEVRRFGIEPKIALVSHSNFGTSNAPTAQKMRDTLEILRERAPDLQVDGEMHGDVALDHNLRREVLPESTLEGDANLLVLPNIDAANISYNLLKTAAGNNIAIGPILLGAAKPVHVLTASATVRRIVNMTALLVADVIAAR from the coding sequence ATGTCGAATCCCGTCAACACCAAACTCCGCGAAGCCGCTCTCGATTATCACGAATTCCCGACCCCCGGGAAGATCGCGATCGCGCCGACCAAGCAAATGATCAACCAGCGCGACCTCGCACTGGCGTATTCCCCGGGTGTCGCGTTCGCGTGCGAAGAAATCGTCGAGAACCCGTTGAATGCCGCGCGCTTCACCTCGCGCAGCAACCTGGTCGGCGTTGTGACGAACGGCACCGCGGTACTGGGTCTCGGCAATATCGGCCCGCTCGCATCCAAGCCGGTCATGGAAGGCAAGGCGGTGCTGTTCAAGAAGTTCGCCGGCATCGATGTGTTCGATATCGAGTTGAACGAGTCCGATCCGCACAAGCTGGTCGAAGTGATCGCGGCGCTCGAACCGACCTTTGGCGGCATCAACCTCGAAGACATCAAGGCGCCGGACTGCTTCATCGTCGAGCGCGAATGCCGCAAACGCATGAAGATCCCGGTGTTCCACGACGACCAGCACGGCACGGCTATCGTCGTCGCGGCGGCGATCACCAACGGCCTGAAGGTCGTCGGCAAGAGCATCAAGGAGGTCAAGCTGGTCTCGTCCGGCGCGGGCGCTGCCGCCCTGGCCTGTCTGGACCTGCTGGTCGACATCGGACTGCCGCTCGAGAACATCACCGTGACCGACCTGGCCGGCGTGGTCTACAAGGGCCGTACCGAGCTGATGGATCCGGACAAGGAGCGTTTCGCGCGCGAAACCGACGCCCGCTCGCTGGCGGAAGCGATCGGCGGCGCGGATGTTTTTCTCGGCCTGTCAGCTGGGGGCGTGCTCAAGCAGGACATGGTCAAGCAGATGGCAGACAAGCCGCTGATTCTGGCGCTGGCCAATCCGACGCCGGAAATCCTGCCGGAACTGGCGCTCGAAGTGCGCCCGGATGCCGTGCTGTGCACGGGCCGCACTGATTATCCAAATCAGGTGAACAACGTCCTCGTGTTCCCATTCCTGTTCCGCGGCGCGCTGGATGTGGGCGCGACGACGGTAACGCGGGAAATGGAAATTGCTGCGGTCAATGCCATTGCTGAGCTGGCGCGTCAGGAGCAGAGCGACATCGTCGCGACGGCTTATGGCATCCAGGACCTGTCGTTTGGGCCGGCTTACCTGATTCCGAAACCGTTCGATCCGCGTCTGATCGTCAAGGTCGCGCCTGCTGTTGCGAAGGCCGCGATGGCATCAGGCGTGGCGGAGCGTCCGATCGAAGATATGGACGCGTACGAGCAGCATCTGCAGCAGTTCGTCTACCACAGCGGCACGACGATGAAGCCGATTTTCCAGCTCGCCCGTGGCGTCGAGCCGGAGAAGAAGCGCATCGTATTCGCGGAAGGCGAAGAAGAACGCGTGCTGCGCGCCTTGCAGATCATCGTCGACGAAAAGCTGGCCAAGCCGATCCTGATCGGCCGTCCGGCGGTGATCGAGCAGCGCATTGCGCGCTATGGCCTGCGTTTGATCAACGGTCAGGACTACACGGTGGTCAACACGGACCACGACGAGCGTTATCGCGACTTCTGGCAGACGTATCACAAGATGATGGCGCGCAAGGGCATCAGCGAGCAGATGGCCAAGCTCGAAATGCGCCGCCGCACCACGCTGATCGGCTCGATGCTGGTGAAGAAGGGCGAGGCCGACGGCATGATCTGCGGCACGGTCAGCACGACGCATCGCCATCTGCACTTTATCGACCAGGTGATCGGCAAGAAGGAAGGCCGCAACACCTACGCGGCGATGAACGGACTGGTGCTGCCGGGCCGGCAGATTTTCCTCGTCGACACTCATGTGAACGTCGATCCGACGCCTGAGCAGCTCGCCGAGATCACCATCATGGCGGCCGAGGAAGTGCGCCGTTTCGGCATCGAGCCGAAGATCGCGCTGGTCTCGCATTCCAACTTCGGCACCAGCAACGCGCCGACTGCCCAGAAAATGCGCGACACGCTCGAGATCCTGCGCGAGCGCGCGCCTGACCTGCAAGTAGACGGCGAAATGCACGGCGACGTCGCGCTCGATCACAACCTGCGCCGCGAAGTGCTGCCCGAATCGACGCTCGAGGGGGACGCGAACCTGCTGGTCCTGCCGAACATCGACGCGGCCAACATTTCCTACAACCTGCTGAAGACGGCTGCCGGCAACAACATCGCGATTGGCCCGATCCTGTTGGGCGCGGCCAAGCCGGTCCATGTGCTGACGGCTTCGGCGACGGTGCGCCGGATCGTCAACATGACGGCGCTGCTGGTGGCAGACGTGATCGCCGCGCGCTAA
- the thiL gene encoding thiamine-phosphate kinase: MLSEFSLIDRFFARRADAMSRRLEEGELGIGDDCALLAPRPREMMAISTDMLVEGRHFFPDIDPHALGHKALAVNLSDLAAMGAQPQGFTLAFALPEAREDWLSAFSDGLFELAERYGCDLIGGDTTAGPLNLCITVFGSVPPQLALRRDAAKPGDDIWISGTLGDARAGLGVIRGEWSAGETDAATFRRALERPEPRVELGLALRGIAHAALDISDGLAGDLLHILERSQLEARVDADAVPRSNALRRLPAEVQRRCTLAGGDDYELCFTAPVSARAAVEEAGHKVNLPLTRVGTINAPGPSANGPAIHWHDATGAPLTLTLQGFDHFHAD, translated from the coding sequence ATGCTCTCCGAGTTTTCGCTAATCGACCGTTTTTTTGCGCGCCGCGCCGACGCCATGAGCCGGCGCCTTGAAGAGGGGGAACTCGGCATCGGCGACGATTGCGCTTTGCTTGCGCCGCGTCCTCGCGAAATGATGGCGATTTCGACGGACATGCTGGTCGAAGGACGTCATTTCTTCCCTGATATCGATCCGCACGCCCTCGGACATAAAGCGTTGGCGGTGAACCTCTCGGATCTGGCCGCGATGGGCGCGCAGCCGCAAGGGTTCACGCTGGCGTTCGCCCTGCCGGAGGCGCGCGAAGATTGGCTCTCCGCGTTTAGCGACGGCCTCTTTGAACTTGCAGAACGCTATGGTTGCGACCTGATCGGCGGCGATACCACTGCCGGACCGCTGAACCTGTGCATCACCGTTTTCGGCAGCGTCCCGCCACAGTTGGCGCTGCGTCGCGATGCAGCCAAGCCCGGCGACGACATCTGGATTTCCGGCACGCTTGGCGACGCACGCGCGGGACTGGGCGTGATACGCGGCGAGTGGTCAGCCGGTGAGACGGACGCTGCGACATTTCGCCGCGCCCTTGAACGCCCCGAACCGCGCGTCGAACTGGGCCTGGCGTTACGCGGTATTGCACATGCCGCGCTCGATATCTCCGACGGCCTCGCCGGCGACCTCTTGCATATCCTCGAACGCTCGCAACTCGAAGCGCGGGTCGACGCCGACGCCGTGCCCCGCTCGAATGCGCTGCGCAGGCTGCCCGCCGAAGTGCAACGCCGCTGCACACTGGCGGGCGGCGACGACTACGAACTGTGCTTCACCGCGCCGGTGAGCGCGCGCGCAGCGGTTGAAGAAGCCGGTCACAAGGTAAATCTTCCGCTCACCCGTGTCGGTACAATAAACGCTCCTGGGCCATCGGCAAACGGCCCTGCGATCCATTGGCATGACGCAACCGGCGCCCCGCTCACCTTGACCTTGCAAGGCTTCGATCATTTCCATGCAGACTGA
- a CDS encoding phosphatidylglycerophosphatase A family protein, protein MQTEPSLGPADDLSDGPLHGGPPDSPEPRPVRPRRATARFMLTHPLHLISLGFGSGLSPIMPGTVGTLFGWASFAVLNRYLTVLDWGVLIIVGFFAGISITAFTAKKLAIDDPSAIVWDEIVAFWLVLLMVTPITFTGQVWSFILFRFFDMVKPPPIRYFDRRLKGGFGIMFDDLVAAFFTLLVIALWRMAV, encoded by the coding sequence ATGCAGACTGAACCCTCGCTCGGCCCAGCCGACGATTTGTCCGACGGCCCGTTACACGGAGGGCCGCCGGACTCGCCCGAGCCCCGTCCTGTCCGGCCGCGCCGGGCCACCGCGCGTTTCATGCTGACGCATCCGCTGCATCTGATCTCGCTCGGTTTTGGCAGCGGCCTGTCGCCGATCATGCCCGGCACGGTCGGCACGCTGTTCGGATGGGCATCGTTCGCCGTGCTCAACCGCTATCTGACGGTGCTCGACTGGGGCGTGCTGATTATCGTCGGCTTTTTCGCCGGCATCTCGATCACCGCCTTTACCGCGAAAAAGCTCGCCATCGACGATCCATCGGCAATCGTCTGGGACGAAATTGTTGCGTTCTGGCTGGTGCTGCTGATGGTGACCCCGATCACTTTCACCGGCCAGGTGTGGTCCTTCATTCTGTTCCGTTTCTTCGACATGGTGAAACCTCCGCCTATCCGTTACTTCGACCGCAGACTGAAAGGTGGTTTTGGCATCATGTTCGATGACCTGGTCGCCGCCTTTTTCACTTTGCTCGTGATCGCGCTGTGGCGCATGGCGGTCTGA
- a CDS encoding CinA family protein: MATDSVVHQLAIRVSNRLRDERLMLVTAESCTGGMVATAITDISGSSGWFERGFVTYSNQAKSEMIGVPPDLIEKHGAVSEPVARAMAEGALRNSRAQVSLAITGVAGPSGGTETKPVGTVSFGWTNRLHTSVETVVFKGDRERIRVQAAAHALRGLLALLDERER, from the coding sequence ATGGCTACCGATTCCGTCGTCCACCAACTCGCTATCCGCGTCAGCAACCGGTTGCGCGACGAACGCCTGATGCTCGTGACCGCCGAGTCCTGCACGGGCGGCATGGTCGCAACGGCGATTACCGACATCTCCGGCAGCAGCGGCTGGTTCGAGCGCGGCTTCGTCACGTATTCGAATCAGGCCAAGAGCGAAATGATCGGCGTGCCGCCGGATCTGATCGAAAAACACGGGGCGGTCAGCGAACCGGTCGCCCGCGCGATGGCCGAGGGCGCGCTGCGCAATAGCCGCGCGCAGGTGTCGCTGGCGATTACCGGGGTGGCCGGCCCGAGCGGCGGCACCGAGACGAAGCCGGTCGGAACGGTCTCATTTGGCTGGACCAACCGGCTGCATACGTCGGTGGAAACGGTTGTATTTAAGGGTGACCGCGAGAGAATCCGCGTTCAGGCGGCGGCGCATGCGCTGCGCGGACTGCTAGCGTTGCTCGACGAGCGCGAGCGATAA
- a CDS encoding cupin domain-containing protein codes for MPVSSLAKDDLVRRFELQAHPEGGYFREAYRSAARVDRDGAGAGETRAASTAIYYLLCDGAHSAWHRIKSDEVWHFYAGEPLLVHVLDENGQLVTHRLGNALTHPGTVFQAVVPAGLWFAAECADPATFALVGCTVAPGFEFSEFELADVDALRSAYPAQAEFIARLGPTAPID; via the coding sequence ATGCCGGTTTCCTCGTTGGCTAAAGACGATCTGGTTCGGCGCTTCGAGTTGCAGGCGCATCCGGAGGGCGGCTACTTTCGCGAAGCGTATCGCTCGGCGGCGAGGGTGGATCGTGATGGGGCCGGGGCTGGAGAAACGCGAGCGGCGTCTACGGCGATTTACTACCTGTTATGCGACGGCGCCCATTCGGCATGGCATCGGATCAAGTCCGATGAAGTCTGGCACTTCTACGCCGGCGAGCCGCTGCTGGTTCACGTTCTTGATGAGAATGGGCAACTGGTCACGCATCGGCTCGGCAACGCACTGACGCATCCTGGCACCGTGTTTCAGGCGGTGGTGCCAGCCGGTTTGTGGTTTGCAGCGGAATGCGCAGATCCAGCGACGTTCGCGCTGGTCGGTTGCACGGTCGCGCCGGGGTTCGAGTTCAGTGAGTTTGAACTGGCTGATGTCGACGCACTGCGAAGCGCCTATCCGGCGCAGGCGGAATTTATCGCGCGGCTGGGGCCGACGGCGCCGATCGATTAG